A genomic segment from Papilio machaon chromosome 20, ilPapMach1.1, whole genome shotgun sequence encodes:
- the LOC106710028 gene encoding transcription factor Sp1 has product MYREDLNFEDAALDDQLLFEYSPAESLINFELPTSVTADVDDWQISDLEFNCDAFLGSVCERTRDGSEDDSPVLFDFADLDKNVNFDDYLLEALSCDRSEDRLQLGSDSVDGCDDPALGALSVLGIDLETICGESSQTAAASMNEASEKECYPTEIVPKSRSWGEPTFCPELGAFRCPVGECGKLYAKASHVRAHLRRHSGEKPYKCTWGGCSWRFARSDELARHRRSHSGDKPYRCAECSKRFARSDHLAKHGRVHARRAAASASAALAKRSSPTHAYRTRRYL; this is encoded by the coding sequence ATGTACCGCGAGGACCTAAACTTCGAGGATGCCGCGCTTGATGATCAGCTGCTATTTGAGTACTCTCCGGCAGAGAGCTTGATAAACTTCGAGCTTCCGACATCGGTCACCGCCGACGTGGACGATTGGCAGATCAGTGATTTGGAATTTAATTGTGACGCGTTTCTCGGTAGTGTTTGCGAAAGAACGAGAGACGGTTCTGAGGATGATTCGCCTGTACTCTTCGACTTTGCAGATTTAGACAAGAACGTGAATTTTGACGATTATTTATTAGAAGCATTAAGTTGCGATCGATCCGAAGACAGACTACAATTGGGGTCGGATTCCGTGGACGGCTGTGACGACCCGGCCCTAGGCGCGCTGTCCGTGCTCGGTATCGACTTAGAGACTATATGTGGGGAGAGCTCTCAGACCGCGGCTGCGTCGATGAATGAAGCAAGTGAGAAAGAATGTTACCCGACGGAGATTGTACCAAAATCTCGGTCATGGGGCGAGCCCACGTTTTGTCCGGAACTTGGCGCTTTCCGGTGTCCGGTCGGCGAATGCGGCAAGCTTTACGCCAAGGCATCGCACGTGAGGGCGCACCTGCGAAGGCACAGCGGCGAGAAGCCGTACAAGTGCACGTGGGGCGGCTGCAGCTGGAGATTCGCACGGTCAGACGAGCTGGCGCGACACCGGCGCAGCCACTCCGGCGACAAACCTTATCGCTGCGCTGAGTGCAGCAAGCGCTTCGCGCGCTCCGACCACCTCGCCAAGCATGGCCGCGTGCATGCACGCCGCGCGGCCGCCAGCGCAAGCGCCGCACTTGCCAAACGCTCCTCCCCCACCCACGCTTACAGGACAAGACGCTATTTGTGA